One region of Vibrio pelagius genomic DNA includes:
- a CDS encoding O-methyltransferase, giving the protein MNFYSYMELLERIGLENDGYETVKENKYLNITKDTGVFLDMMVCIIKPSKVLEIGTSNGYSTLWLAKNLPEKGKLITIEKQSSKAKESMSHIRKVGFENKVTSVVGTVQNYLESNNELFDMIFLDANRLEYPDYYDSLIASLRCGGLLVCDNAISHEEELKPFTCMVEEDKRLLSFTLNVGKGEFLVYKY; this is encoded by the coding sequence GCTATGAAACTGTTAAAGAGAATAAATATCTTAACATAACTAAAGATACAGGAGTATTTCTCGATATGATGGTTTGTATTATTAAGCCTAGTAAAGTTTTAGAAATTGGTACATCTAACGGGTATTCTACATTATGGTTGGCCAAAAATTTACCTGAAAAAGGTAAGTTGATAACGATCGAAAAGCAGTCTAGCAAAGCCAAAGAGTCAATGTCTCATATAAGAAAAGTTGGATTTGAGAATAAAGTAACTAGTGTTGTCGGTACTGTCCAAAACTATCTAGAGTCCAATAATGAATTGTTCGACATGATATTTTTGGACGCCAATAGATTGGAGTATCCAGATTACTACGATAGCTTGATAGCGAGTTTGAGGTGTGGTGGATTGTTGGTTTGTGACAATGCGATATCTCATGAGGAGGAGCTTAAGCCATTTACTTGCATGGTGGAAGAAGATAAAAGGCTACTTTCTTTCACGCTAAATGTAGGTAAAGGAGAGTTCTTGGTATATAAGTATTAA